A window of Miscanthus floridulus cultivar M001 chromosome 12, ASM1932011v1, whole genome shotgun sequence genomic DNA:
CGCACCCAAAGCCAATAAATCAAAGAATGAACACACAGTCATAAAGCGGTAGCTCCCATGCCCTTGACCAAAAAAACAGTCAATTAGTTGGTGATAACTCTGATACTAGACAAGCTAAAACAACTTCTTTCATAACCATACACATCCACAGTATCCAGAGCTCGAAAATAGGTCAATAATTTTAAACCAAAAGGGCTCCCTAAGATCATGATTGTTAGAAAAAGACTAATAGCTCTCTGCTAATACAGTGGACAATTGGACATAGATGTAAAACTAGCTCTGTAGAAAAACAATCGAGCACAATTGAACTAATTGCTATTAAATCACAAATAGAAAGGAATATCAACGTGTATTTCAGTATCACAAAGGTTAAAAAGGAGTTTCATCAGGACAGGACGCTATTCATTCACATATTCATCAGCCATGAGGTTGGGGATTGACCTCATAGCTGCAAAGCACAGCTGGAAGGCACTAAGATGCACGAGTTACGAAACTAGCCGGTCACTCACATGACTCCTTCTGTATCTTGGTTTATCTGGTGTATAAGTAGAACAAACAAACTACCTGATGAGTACTGTGTAATGAACTCAGTTCATGAATTGCTTGGTCCACTGCGAAATTGATTCGAGAaatgatgatgtggccatgctGGCAAAACGTTATACTAAATTAGCGATCCGACGGGGCTTAGAACTTCTTTTTTCCTCGTTCAATCTTATCCGAAACCCAAAAACCTCAAACTGCACAATCACATGAAAATGTTGCAGAGcatgcagcaagccagcaacCAACAACAAATCCAAATATTTGACAGCATGCCATTATCCCCTCAAATGGTAACAGCCCAGAACAAAGGGTTACCTTGCGAGAGCGAGCTCCAGCAGGTGGAGTCGACGGCGATGCAGGACCTAAGCCGCGCGGCCGCCACCGCGCTGTGCAGCGGCATTAGCGTTTCCAGCCCCGCCAACGCCGCGGCCGCCGATCTGCACCGAAACCAAACGGGCGATATGAGCGCACGCGCCGAATCCCATCAGAGGACCAATCGCCAGGGAGTCGGTTGGTTACCTGCGGAGGATCCGGGCGGACCGTGCAGCGGAAGGCGAGGCAAGGGAAGGCAGTGGCGCTCCGAGGACGCGGCCGGTAAGGGGTGCGGAGCGGACCGCCGACctcacggcgacggcggcggcggcggctgtgcggGATAAAGATGCCATTTCCTCTTCCCCTGCCTTCTCGCGTCGGTGTCGAAGCAAAACCTCGTGGGTGGTTCGAGAGGCTAAACCCTAGACGCTGCTTAGTTTGGGCCGACCGGCGTTCATCAGGACGACTTGGTATGGGCCGGAGGAGGAAGAAATTTGGGTGGCCCATGGATGGCTGCTAAGGATGagacttaggccccgtttggcagggcttctccaccggcttcaggagccgtttggagtCGTTTTCTAcaaaacggggtaaagtaaaatagcttcacttgtgaagcccctaaaaacatgctctcacagtgatttggggtgggatggagccaaaaaaagtgacTTCTTCCGGCTTCTCCTctaggcccctaaaaacatgctctcacagggaagtcattttgccaaacggtttaccaaaaccgcttcagctccaccggtggaactgttcgtggagctgaagccaaaaaaaaatggcttcactagtgaagtgaagccctgccaaacggggccttaaacTCAAGGTCTATTTTTGCACCGTACCAAACATTGTGGTGCAATAATTAACAAGTTTAAAGATCTTAAAATATGTTTTCAAAATTTATAGACCTACGTGGCACCCCTTAACAAAATTAGAGGCTGCTCATGCATTTAATCCTTTACTCGAATAGTATCATCATCCTTTCTGGAATTCATATGCCCCAAAGCCAGGCCATTTCTTTTCAAAGAatccatactctctctctctctctctctctctctctctctctctctctctctctctctcctgacTTCATGGTACGCCAAGTATATCTCATCTTTTGTTTGCCGATGACTCGTTAATTTTGATTCGTGCGACCGAAGGGGATAGTAGGCAGCTGCAGACAATACTAACAATTGTATGAACAGTGTTTAGAGCAAATGATAAACAAGGCGAAATAAGCAGTGCTTTTCAGTAAGAATACAGAGCCTCAACAGAAACAAGTGGTGTCTAgcattttgcaggtcacaaaagAAACAATGAGTGAGAGATATTTGGGGTTGCCGGTACATCTGGGACACTCCAAGACGGGTATTTTTGCATATCTGAAAGAAAGGATTTGGAAAAGGATGCAAGGGTGGAATGAGAAATTTCTTTCATGGGTAGGCAAGGAGATTTTAATCAAGGTGGTGGACCAGGCGATACCGACCTTTGCTATGGGATGTTTTGATCTCTCTAAATCTTTGTGTGATCAGATAAGTGCTATGATTTGTCGCTTTTGGTGGAACCAGTAGATTGAGAAGAACAAGATTCATTGGTTAAGTCGGGATCAGCTTATGTTACCCAAGGAGGACGGTGGTTTGGGATTTCGAGACATACATGCCTTTAATCTTGCTATGCTTGCAAAGCAAAGTTGGCGGCTACTGAAAAATCCAGACTCTTTGTGTGCTCAAGTTTTGAAAGCCGAAATACTTTGCAAATTCTTCGGTGTTAGATGCTATGCCAAAGTTGAATATGTCTTACACTTGGCGTAGTATTCTCCTGGGGTTGGAGGTaataaaaaaaggcatgatttggCGTGTTGGTGATGGTAATAACCTGCATATTTGGCAAGATCCTTGGTTGTCGAGAGGTGTATTCAGAAGGCCAATTACTCCTAGAGGGGCGTGTCTTCTAACTTATGTTTCGGAAGCTGATAAATCCAAGTTCTAGGGActgggatgtggatttggtgAAGGAATTTTTTTTGGGAAGAAGATGTCAAGATAATTTTGGCTCTTCTAGTCCATGAAGGCAGGGACAATTTAATTGCATGGCACTATGATAATCATGGGCGATTTAGTGTCAAGAGTGCTTACAAATGGGTTCGTAGAGCTAATATGTTGCGAGAAAGGAGCCGAGGGGGGAGCACAAGGTGGCAGTGGTAATGCATCTGATTTTATTTGGAAAGCAATCTGGAAGCTGAAAATCCCAGGGCAAGGTAGAAACATTTTTTCTGGCGTTTGGCTCATAATAGTCATCCTTTGAGGACAAATCTAGTGCAGCGTGGAATGAGAATTGAAACAAGATGCAAGAGTTTGTGATTCAGCGGATGAAGATGGTGGACATTTATTTTTTAAGTGCTGTCTTGCCAAAGAGGTTTGGAGGAATCTGAAACCTAGAGAGTTTCAGGCTGGAGTTGGCGACTATTGTGTTGGTCAAGGACGCAGTCGAACTAATTCTGAAGGCTAAGGAAGAACAAAAGCTACCTGATGATTATTACCATGTGTTATATTTGGCAGGAGAGAAATATAATTAGAGAAGAAGGTCAGAGACATGGAGCAGATTTCCTTGCTCGATGTATCCAATCAGATGCAGAAGAGAACACTGCAATTGTGACTGGCAATAGTTTGATGGGCAACAGTTTGATGGGCAACAGTGTGAGTCGAAGAAAGGAGTATTGGAGGAAACCCCCACAGGGCTTTTCAAAGCTTAATTGTGATGGATCTTTTTTGCCGAGTTCAATGGAAGGGGGTTGGGGCTATTTGATCCGAGACTGCGGGATGTGATAGTGTCAGGAAGAGGAAAGATAGAGTGTCTCTTAAATGCATTCCAAGCTGAACTCATTGCCTGCCTCTAAGGAATACAAGCTGCAGTTGATCTGGGTATTGGCCGGCTAATCGTGGAGACAAACGCAAAGATGGTGGTTCAAGCGCTAAACACAAATGATTATCATGAACTGCAGTGGGTGTTTTAATTGGGGAGATAAAGTCCCTAGTGTCTTCTTGTTTTATTAGTTTCGAGTGCTCTTTTAAGAGTAGGGATTGTAACAAGTCGTTCATGTGCTGGCCATGTTGGGTTATTTGTGTAATCCTGGAGAGGAACAAGTCATGAGTTCCATCCCTAAAAGTGTTCATGTAATTGTTGATAACGATTTGTTAGCCCTTCAGTAACGATATTATActcagtttttttaaaaaaaggtcaggccatttcttttttttaaaaaagcccATCTCTTTTTATTTTATAACTAGTGTGACTCTGGAGCCTCGAATGGGTAGCCCCGAAAGTATTGACGAGTAGTAATGTCCTTGCCTGCTCTAAATGCTGTTGGTGCGCCAACGGACCGGGCCGAGCCCGGTGGGCGGCAGGCCGCGCGCCCAGATACAGTGCAGGCGCTGGAGAAGACACCTCCTCCGTACTCGCAGCGTGAGATGGGCCAAAACGCGCAAGGCGCCGTGCGAGCAGATCTGTCGTGCCGCTTTGCACAGAATGGAATAAAAACTCAAGTGTCGGCCCAATCTGTTGTTTTGCGTCGATCCAGCCCGTATGTATCTCTCTCTTGTTTCCCGTGCATGCGGTGGCCTATACGTACGTACATTACACATCTCATGACAGTGCAGCAACCTCCTGCACACTCTCGTTTCGTTCTCTCTCGGTTTCTCAGTACCAGAACTCTGTTGTTGTTGCATTTGCATGCTCTGGTAGTGGTACTAGGAGTACAATTCAAAGTGATGCTGCATGGTCTTGTTTTGTTTCGCCGTACGTAGCTTCCTCTATTTGTGCTGACTGCGCCGAGCATCTTTTCCTAGAACAGGCATGTATGTAACACCGTTCGGCTGGTCTCAACTAACAACGAAACCTGAGGCTAATAATAAACCTTCATCGTCTTATATCCAAACTGACCGACTGACGAATGATCAGATTACTATAGATCTCGATCCGGTACGGTGCACCCTGTTGCCAAGACACGCCCATCTCCTGTTCCTGCAACAACTGCCAATAGTACCAGTACGGAGGACTCCACAACTCTTTTCGCCGTCTCATCTACCCCTGTGCCACCCCGGGCAGACTCGGACTGCGCTTCTTGCGAAATATCTGCATGCCTCGCTCTTCTTGAGAAATTAAATATTTTAATTTGATGTAGTATATGTTTAATAcaaatatatgtaaatattaatatttattacgACACGTAATAAGTGTTATTAGAGTGATCATAGAATATATTCCTAAAATACATTTATAGAGATATAAACATTAATATTATATTTTCTATATAAATCTAGTTATCAAGAAATGTTATGCGCAGAGCAGACGGATGGATGGAATCTGATTAACAGCTGATTAATCTAGGTACCACCAAATACATACATACACCGTCACGAAAATCACACCACATGGTAAAAGGAAATCTTGAAAGAATAGTTACCACGAGACACTGGCTGGTGGGCCCACCGGTGTCTCtctattccttttttttttcatcACACATCTTCTTCTCGGGCCTTGGGAAATTTTCCATCCCTAGTCCAGGTCGGCCAGAAGGCAGGGCAGGCAGAAGCAACGCGGTGGGGGCAACAGTACTTGGCGAGTGGGGGCAGCGCGTTGTCATATCATATCAGCTCAGCTCATCACCGCACACTCGATCACTCACGCATCTCTCCCCCTCAGCCTCCGGCCCGGCCCCCTCTGTTCCAGCCACCATTATTACCAGCGAGGACTCTGCTTGCGAGGCCCAAAAGACATCGCGCGCCCGCCACACACCACAACCACACCACTGACACTGTGTGCGCTTGTGGGTCACCCGTGGAGCCGCAGCGTCCCCAACCACTGCTCTACTACGCGCACGAGCAGCGCAATGCATGGCAAGCTCCTGCTtgctgctgcctgcctgcctgcacaGCCAATCACTTGCATTCAAACCCTTCTCACATTCACACACTCCAGTACTCAAACTGCAAGGTTTAAGGATCTTTTTTCTTTATAGTATGTGGTAAAGGTTCAAGGACTTGCTTGGCTAGACACATCTGTTTGCAATGGAAGGGTTTTTTCTTTACGACTACGAAAAGTCTCATCTGATTATGACACATGAAATACTTGCAAATAACCCCAAAATCCATGTACCTAAAGGTAGCCACGAAAGAACCATTCTGGCAATAAAACCCTTTATAGTGACCGTCGGTCCTACACGCTATTAATGGGTCACGGAAAAGTTTGGTGCTCAGAACAATTCTGATGGTGCCACCAACCTACGCGCTTTGGGGAATCCAAAGCCACGTCTCTTGTCCTGGCACCACAAAATTTTTCACTTACTCCAATAATATAATACTCATTTCAAAAGTAATAGTCTAGTACACCTTGTTTCTCTTTTTCTCTCCCTTGTTGGGTTTGGGAATGTGTTTGCCCTTGCTATATCCTAGTGTGGTTACATTACCAAACGATGCTTCTGTATCCATGGTTGCTACTCCCTCTGAACGGTTCTTGAATAAATCAAGTTCAAAAGTTTCTctaagtcaaactttcttaactttgtCTAGTTTTATTCAAAAGAGTACTGACATCTATGACGCTAAAAACAAATATGATAATACAGTACATGCAATATATAGCTATACTAatcttgtatcataaatattattcttATTCCAATACAATtcggtcaaacttaaaaaaatgaTTTAAGACAGCTCCAGAAGCTAACTTATTCACGAACTGAGGGAGTTTTTGGTTGGACTCGAAACTAACATGGTAGCTTTCTCATTTATCAGTACTATTTAATTTATTGATGTTaataagagttgaataaaatcaAGACATTCTAATTCGAG
This region includes:
- the LOC136497906 gene encoding protein NONRESPONDING TO OXYLIPINS 2, mitochondrial-like isoform X1, giving the protein MASLSRTAAAAAVAVRSAVRSAPLTGRVLGAPLPSLASPSAARSARILRRSAAAALAGLETLMPLHSAVAAARLRSCIAVDSTCWSSLSQGLNKRI
- the LOC136497906 gene encoding protein NONRESPONDING TO OXYLIPINS 2, mitochondrial-like isoform X2, which gives rise to MASLSRTAAAAAVAVRSAVRSAPLTGRVLGAPLPSLASPSAARSARILRRSAAAALAGLETLMPLHSAVAAARLRSCIAVDSTCWSSLSQGYALPL